In Zingiber officinale cultivar Zhangliang chromosome 1A, Zo_v1.1, whole genome shotgun sequence, a genomic segment contains:
- the LOC122008977 gene encoding glutathione S-transferase F8, chloroplastic-like, which translates to MASVKVFGSPTSAEVARVLTCLFEKDIEFQLIRVDNYKGQRRLPEYLKLQPFGQALTFEDGKQTLVNSREICRHLAEKYAGQGNKDLLGSGTLERASIEQWLQTEEKNFDPPSSALVFNLALAPLLSMDQDKDAVERSKKQLDAVLKIYERRLDESEYLAGDKFTLADLSHLPNAHRLVHRPDCSSLFNSRKRVAEWWKAISSRPSWQRVVEMQQEPPHII; encoded by the exons ATGGCGAGTGTGAAGGTTTTCGGGTCGCCAACGTCCGCCGAGGTGGCGAGGGTGCTGACATGCCTCTTCGAGAAGGACATTGAGTTCCAGCTGATTCGCGTCGACAACTACAAGGGCCAAAGGAGACTCCCGGAGTATCTCAAGCTGCAG CCCTTCGGACAAGCTCTCACTTTCGAAGACGGAAAACAGACCCTCGTCA ATTCGCGCGAAATCTGCCGGCACTTAGCGGAGAAGTATGCGGGGCAGGGGAACAAGGACCTGCTCGGTTCCGGCACGCTGGAGCGTGCCTCCATCGAGCAGTGGCTGCAGACGGAGGAGAAGAACTTCGATCCGCCCAGCTCTGCCCTTGTCTTCAACCTCGCCTTGGCGCCGCTGCTGTCAATGGATCAGGACAAGGACGCGGTGGAGCGCAGCAAGAAACAGCTCGACGCCGTGCTCAAAATCTACGAGCGTCGCCTCGACGAGAGTGAGTACCTGGCCGGCGACAAGTTCACACTGGCTGACCTCTCCCACCTCCCCAACGCCCATCGCCTCGTCCACCGCCCCGACTGCAGCTCCCTGTTCAACTCCAGGAAGAGGGTGGCTGAGTGGTGGAAGGCCATATCCAGCCGCCCCTCATGGCAGAGGGTCGTCGAGATGCAACAGGAGCCTCCCCACATCATCTAA